A genomic region of Equus caballus isolate H_3958 breed thoroughbred chromosome 1, TB-T2T, whole genome shotgun sequence contains the following coding sequences:
- the LOC102150428 gene encoding cytoplasmic polyadenylated homeobox-like protein 2 isoform X1: MRGRPFHRDLKRSPVEEDGHKEVKGTKWRGGKGKQRHKFTTDESYILNQTFEETPYPDFTTRKELAKQLRCQVYIIDNWFQNKRARLPPRERHRMFAIWKLHEFPIQGRSCLSLQDTQAESPNYTTEHNLSSTEEAVLGRAGYSSLETQEIPSQQDGPGDTMVPGIVKEPSCTLEYQGDTRSKLCPAYPFSSYKSALFFHPPTSSVQYFERDGPEKEESQHARPFILHHISTVQGERQQQQEKKAHCHHSLFQGQQANGCRCPLQQPQQLQDYQENLLFQAQYLMHLSCGDLGQQVPSLPSQEQRGFSQTNGEPLCSQLQHTPLQMVVKSRPMPLGQGMRQGAAEESHSEMHHLWDEGSAKVHCWDRDCGHRK, translated from the exons gatctCCAGTCGAAGAAGATGGTCATAAGGAAGTTAAAGGAACaaaatggagaggaggaaagggaaaacaaCGACATAAATTTACTACGGATGAATCGTACATTCTTAATCAGACATTTGAAGAGACTCCTTACCCTGATTTTACCACTCGAAAAGAACTGGCCAAACAACTGCGTTGTCAAGTATATATAATTGAT aactGGTTCCAGAATAAAAGAGCCCGACTGCcacccagagagagacacagaatgTTTGCTATTTGGAAACTACATGAATTCCCTATTCAAGGTCGTTCATGTTTAAGCCTCCAGGATACTCAGGCAGAATCTCCCAACTACACCACTGAGCACAACCTCTCTTCTACTGAGGAGGCTGTACTGGGGAGAGCTGGCTATTCTTCTCTAGAGACACAGGAAATTCCCAGTCAACAGGATGGCCCAGGTGACACTATGGTCCCAGGCATTGTAAAGGAACCAAGCTGTACTTTGGAGTATCAAGGTGATACGAGAAGTAAACTTTGTCCTGCCTATCCATTTTCCAGCTACAAATCAGCACTCTTTTTTCATCCTCCTACATCTTCTGTGCAGTATTTTGAGAGGGATGggcctgagaaagaagaaagccagCATGCAAGGCCCTTCATTCTGCACCATATTTCTACTGTGCAGGGAGAGAGGCAACAGCAACAGGAGAAGAAGGCCCATTGTCATCACTCACTATTTCAAGGACAGCAGGCTAATGGTTGCAGATGTCCTTTACAGCAGCCTCAACAGCTTCAGGATTATCAAGAGAATCTGCTCTTCCAGGCTCAGTATCTAATGCACCTGAGTTGTGGGGATTTAGGGCAGCAGGTGCCTTCCCTTCCATCACAAGAGCAGAGGGGGTTTTCTCAAACTAATGGAGAGCCCCTGTGTTCTCAGCTGCAGCATACACCTCTACAAATGGTGGTCAAGTCTCGGCCAATGCCTCTTGGGCAAGGTATGCGTCAAGGAGCTGCCGAGGAATCCCATTCTGAAATGCATCATCTTTGGGATGAGGGGTCTGCAAAGGTCCACTGCTGGGATCGAGATTGTGGCCACAGGAAATAA
- the LOC102150428 gene encoding cytoplasmic polyadenylated homeobox-like protein 2 isoform X2 — protein sequence MLGSPVEEDGHKEVKGTKWRGGKGKQRHKFTTDESYILNQTFEETPYPDFTTRKELAKQLRCQVYIIDNWFQNKRARLPPRERHRMFAIWKLHEFPIQGRSCLSLQDTQAESPNYTTEHNLSSTEEAVLGRAGYSSLETQEIPSQQDGPGDTMVPGIVKEPSCTLEYQGDTRSKLCPAYPFSSYKSALFFHPPTSSVQYFERDGPEKEESQHARPFILHHISTVQGERQQQQEKKAHCHHSLFQGQQANGCRCPLQQPQQLQDYQENLLFQAQYLMHLSCGDLGQQVPSLPSQEQRGFSQTNGEPLCSQLQHTPLQMVVKSRPMPLGQGMRQGAAEESHSEMHHLWDEGSAKVHCWDRDCGHRK from the exons gatctCCAGTCGAAGAAGATGGTCATAAGGAAGTTAAAGGAACaaaatggagaggaggaaagggaaaacaaCGACATAAATTTACTACGGATGAATCGTACATTCTTAATCAGACATTTGAAGAGACTCCTTACCCTGATTTTACCACTCGAAAAGAACTGGCCAAACAACTGCGTTGTCAAGTATATATAATTGAT aactGGTTCCAGAATAAAAGAGCCCGACTGCcacccagagagagacacagaatgTTTGCTATTTGGAAACTACATGAATTCCCTATTCAAGGTCGTTCATGTTTAAGCCTCCAGGATACTCAGGCAGAATCTCCCAACTACACCACTGAGCACAACCTCTCTTCTACTGAGGAGGCTGTACTGGGGAGAGCTGGCTATTCTTCTCTAGAGACACAGGAAATTCCCAGTCAACAGGATGGCCCAGGTGACACTATGGTCCCAGGCATTGTAAAGGAACCAAGCTGTACTTTGGAGTATCAAGGTGATACGAGAAGTAAACTTTGTCCTGCCTATCCATTTTCCAGCTACAAATCAGCACTCTTTTTTCATCCTCCTACATCTTCTGTGCAGTATTTTGAGAGGGATGggcctgagaaagaagaaagccagCATGCAAGGCCCTTCATTCTGCACCATATTTCTACTGTGCAGGGAGAGAGGCAACAGCAACAGGAGAAGAAGGCCCATTGTCATCACTCACTATTTCAAGGACAGCAGGCTAATGGTTGCAGATGTCCTTTACAGCAGCCTCAACAGCTTCAGGATTATCAAGAGAATCTGCTCTTCCAGGCTCAGTATCTAATGCACCTGAGTTGTGGGGATTTAGGGCAGCAGGTGCCTTCCCTTCCATCACAAGAGCAGAGGGGGTTTTCTCAAACTAATGGAGAGCCCCTGTGTTCTCAGCTGCAGCATACACCTCTACAAATGGTGGTCAAGTCTCGGCCAATGCCTCTTGGGCAAGGTATGCGTCAAGGAGCTGCCGAGGAATCCCATTCTGAAATGCATCATCTTTGGGATGAGGGGTCTGCAAAGGTCCACTGCTGGGATCGAGATTGTGGCCACAGGAAATAA